gtgtgtgtgtgtgtatggtgtgtgtgtgtgtgtgtgtgtgtgtgtgtgtgtgtgtgtgcgtgcgtgcgcatgcgcacgTACTGTGAACAACTTGAGAAACAATGTCTATGGGTCTTAaaattggtatttttaaaaaaagtattacacagcaagccagaagaaaaataggtgacttttattttttattgtttttttaaaaactgcgcCTGTAGGTAACTTTAGGTCCTCACCAAGGTTCTCCCCTGGGACCTCGAGTGACTCTGACCTCAGGGGAAGTATCGCTATGACAGCAGGTGGCCCTTGAGGGTGGGTGGGTCTGTGCCCTCTGACCTTCTGCTGTATGAAAGCAAGAGAACAGGTGATGGTTGTGAATGAAGCAGTGAGCAAAGGGAAGTCTTGACAGTTtgctgcataaaaataaaaagcaattatcTTAGCGGGGCATGGCAGTACATACTGACAATCCAAGAAcattggaggctgagacaggataatatatttaaggccaacctaggctatatGATgcgatcctgcctcaaaaaaggagTAGTAACTATAAAAATCATCTTTGCTTACATGCTACTTCAGTatgccaacaaacaaacaaacaagcaaacacaaatatTAACAATATATGTGACGATCAAGGGTGAAGACCAGTGGAACGGTCAAATTTTAGCTAGTAGGCCGGGACATCCCACACGTCCAAGAAGATTTGTAAATTATCTTTCTGTTACTTAGCAATGCCATAGAGAGGCAGACAGCTGCAGACAAGAGGGTGGCGTGAAACCTGTCCCTCTGTGTTGGGGATGGAGGCGTGGTCTCCACACCCACACAGCTTTGCGGCAGGGACCATTCCACCTCTAGTCCTGTGCCCTTTCTGCCTTAGATCCTTCCCAGGGCCTGGCGTCCCTCCCCCGGCCTTCCATGTCTCTTGGTTTTTCATATGGTTAACATTTTTCCTCCCGCCTGTCAACTAGGACAGCTGGTGGGACATGTTTGGTGGCCTTTCCTCACTGTTTCCCTCCTACCTCTCCAGCTACCCCACAAGGCCTGGCCTGCCCAAGATTCTTTCTCACTGGCTTTAAGGCAGGCAAGCATAGGGAATAGTTTAGCAACCTGGGACTCCACTTAGTTTGGGCTACACTCCTCTTCTAACAGTGCACTTTGCAGCTTGAGATACTTGACCTGCATGCACTAAGCACATACATCCTTTCTAAACAAGGTACCTAGCAATCTCCTAGCAACCCAGGATCCCCACCTGCACCGAGATGCACATATATTCCACTGTGAAAAAACTGTAATAAGTTTCTTCTTCCCTTAATGATTACTGAACTCTATAGGCTGTTTGTTCATATTCCAGTTATGTTCAGAATAGGGAGGCTTACTTGGTGTGAACTGCTTTGGGGTGCATATGCATTAAGGCAAACTGTTCTGTAGGTAAACTTTAGGGAGAATTCCCTATTTATCATTTTATGGGCATGCATATGATTAAACCAAGACGCATTACAGGGAGAGAACTGTGCACTGGACAAAGGGTTTATGTATCCCAAGCCTGCCAATAGCATCTCCTCCTCCCTTTAGACTCCACAAAAGAAGCTTCTAGGCAATGGTCCGGAGCCCTTGTGGCCCATGGTCACTCTTGACAGCATATTTGACCTGTACTCTCGCTTTGCTTTGAATAAAATTAACCTGGCTTATTATAAGGCGTGTGCTTATTTCAGTTTTTCGCATGAGATGCCAAGGGCCTGAAAATACCCAGTCCAGCCCAAGACCGCTGGTAATAGCTTCGTACCTCCCACGGAACAGGCCATGAGGGCAGATCTATGTGCTGTGTTGCCCATTAACTCCCAGCTCCAGCTGACGGCACAGTCACTCCCATAGAGTCACTCAAACCATTGGTCACTGGACTAACAGGTGAGTGTGCTTGTGAAGGACCCTGCGACTGCTCATgggacaccacacacactttGAACTAAGGTTTGAATTTACAAGAGACCTTTCCCCGCCTGCTATATTTGTGttctgtgttttactttttttttaaaaaattatttatttattttaggttttttcgagacagggtttctctgtgtagccttggctgtccttgaactcacagtgatctgcctgcctctgcctcctgagtgctgggattaacagtgtgcgccaccacgcctagctatttattttattttattttattttttgtatcaaTCACCTAAACCCCGGGGCTGAGGATAAACTAGATTCCTCTTGTGACTCCATCTTGCCACTCTTTAGTCTGTCCACTGGCCCCATCTTCTCGACTTGGATCAAATTGCCACCTGGGTAGATCACCTTAAATGCTGCAGCAGTTCCTTTTACCTCACAGCCTGATCTATCTACACTCccttccagttccctccctctcccctgctacTACCAGGGTTTGTGAGCACCTGCTGCCCTTCCCCGTTTGTTGCCCAGTAACCATCCACCTGGGCATTAGGAGCCCTGAGCCTTGGGTCACCTGCTTTTCTCCttgttgctgtaataaatacCTTAGGCCCTTCAGACAGTGCGGCACCTGGTTTGATGCAAAACCCTCCCTCAGAGCTCTGTGGGATACTTCTAACTCTCACACTCTTAACTTAGGGAAACACAGATCAAGAGAAGTGCCCTAAATACAAAGTTTTCTACAAAACATCAGACATGTTGACTTATATATTGACTTTTAAAGTCTCACTTAAATTACTAAAAGTAGGCCAGGGTGTAGCTCAGCAGTGGAAAGTGTCTGTCcctgtgtgaagccctgggttcaattcctagcaacacataaatgaaaacaaaacacaacaacaacaacaaaaaggaaacatatAAGTAATTAGCTACTGagcaacagaatcaactaaattgaggtatatttacacaattggaatattaaaatatgcaaaactatgcttgtaaatattttataataaaacatgtAATACTAGTACGTTAGAGATTATGAATTGAAAACTACTGAGCAGAAAACTTTTAAGAATAACAGTTTAAGCCAAGAGAAAGGCTAAAAAAAACTattgattatatttattaaaaatattgccgggcgtggtggcgcacacctttaatccgagcactcaggaagcagacaggtgggtctctgagtttgaggccaacttggttgacagagtgagtttcaggacagccaaggctttgcagagaaatcctgtcttgaaaaataaaattatatgtataatctTTTTAGAGGTCAGCTAAGCAgtatgaaggaagtcaggacaggaactcaaggtaggaactgaggcagaaccatggaggaatgctacctactggcttgctccactgctttttttttttttttttttttgagacaaggtccctctgtatagccttggctgtcctgaactcactttgtagaccaggctggcctcgaactcacagcaatccatctgcctctccctccagagggctgggattaaaggcctgtgccagctccactgcttttttaaaaaatacaacccaGTTCCTCCTGCCCAGAATGGCATTGTCCACTCCCTGTGGCCTGAGTCCATTCGCATccatcattaaccaagaaaatgcacaCAGACTTGCCTCCAGGCCAATCTGGAGATGGCGCTCTCTTGattgagatttcctcttctcaaatgactcttaaaaaaaaaaaaaatgattctagcttgtgttgacaaaaaactagccaggacacctTGTAAATAAACAGTAGTGAAGATCCCTCCTCTTCCAGCATGGAATATTAGAAGGGCCTATCTCCCGAGTCTCATCTCATGCAGGTAATTGTAACTTTTCTGATTTTAAGAGGGGAGTGGCCATGACTTGTCTGGAAGACACAGCCTTACAGCGGCTCATGCTGGGAAGAGCTCACTGAAAAGCCATAGTCGATTAGGAGAAATACAAAAGGAGATCATACTGTCCAGAGGTGGCTTCTTCCTCAGAAGGGACCTTCTTCTAAGATAAGGTAGCAGAGTGGGCACAGGCTGGTCCCTAAAGCATTTCCCCATCCATCCTGAACATGGACCTTGACTCTGAACCTTCTGTCCACGTTGTACCTCTGCCCTTGGCTCCTCCAGTCTCTTTTACTATGCACACTTTCTCTGGGATTAGGAGGCCAGCGCATTAGTATTTAATGTCCTCCTGTGCTGGCTAATATTCTGTGACCATGATCAACCAGtagaagtttttttcttttctttctttctttctttctttctttctttctttctttctttctttctttctgtttttcaagacagagttagctgtcctggactcactttgtagaccaggctggcctcgaactcacagtgatccgcctgcctctgcctcccgagtgctgggactaaaggcgtgtgccaccatgcccagcttgtagaAGTTTCTAAAAGGGAATTTATTGAGAGGATAATGGGgtcaaagaaggagaagaaaaagccaCTAAAAAGGGTTTAGGCCTCTGAGGGATTGGTGGGTGCTACTTAGTTCAGCTAGGGAACAGCTGAACCATGGGTGTAGAGGTGCACTTTCTGGGGGCTGAAGTCCCCACAGGGAATCCAGAGCTCTTGGGGGAGGGCAGGAGCTGGTTACCCAGTGGCTAATGTCCTTTGTGGTCCATATTGTTGCAGTGTCTGTAGAGTGGTGGGGAGTGTTTCCACTCTGTGTGGAACCACAAATCCAGTCACTTCCAAATTTCCCTTCCCTCCTGAGCTTGGGAGGGTGGCAGCCTGGATGACCCCAGAGCCTTTCTCCCTCAGATTCATTCCTCCTGAGGCTCCCTGAGAGGAAGCAACCGGTTCTCTCTCCTAAGACTGGGCTACAAGACTTTTTAATAAATGGTTTGTGTGTGACCTAGCAGCATTGTGATTAATAGGCAGTACATTGAACAAATCTATACAGTGAGACAGGCTTTTCCTCTCACAGAGCATCCGAGGGAGGCTGGAGGAACATAAATACAAGTGCTCTTCCTTCATTACTGATAGgtagatgtggtggtttgaataggtggcccccatagactcatgtactTGAATTTTTGGCCCATAGGGAGGGGcatgattaggaggtgtggccttgttggaggaagtacgtcactgtggGGAGTGGGCTTTATGCTCAAGCTACCCTCAGTGTGACACAGTTTCTTGCTGCCTGGGGATCAAGATgttgaactctcagctccttctcctgtgccaccattcctgcctgcgttctgccatgatgataatggcctaaagctctgaaactgtaaggcagccccaattaaatgtttgcctttataagagttgctgtggtcatggtgtctcttcacagcgataaaCCCCTAAGACAGTAGACCTAGGGCTTTTTGACTCCTAAAGGAGTGTTGCTGGTGAAACAAGGGTGAAACCTCTAGGGTTAACTATTTTAGCTCCACAGAGAGTGATGTTTGGGTATGGCAGCACTGCTTCCCAGTCTGGTTTGCTCTGATGATTACATTGTTGCTGGCCAAAGTTCCTAGCTCCCGGAGCACCAACAGACTGAGCCACCCAgcccaaaacaataaaagaaaggtGAATAGTGAATTGGGCCGAGAAAGATTTATTGCTGTAGCCATGTTGTGCAGCGCAAAAAGGTTTTCTATAATCTTGAGCCCTGTCTTCAAGAGGGTACCAGGAATAAGGGCAATaaactctgtgtgtctgtgtgtgtgtgtgtgtgtgtgtgtgtgtgtgtgtgtgtgtgtgtgagagagagagagagagagagagagagagagagagagagagagagagagagagagagagcgctattACAtaaatgagaggagaggagatgatcTTGGTCAGGTCATTATTCCAGTTCTTGTTCTGCAAGGGATTCTGGGAAGTGACCACCATCATTACTCCAGGAGAGCCATCTGGTTTCTGAAAGATTGCTCATTCTTCTGGGTGCAATCTTGCCACCAGAGATATTTGTCCTCATTTCAGGGGGGGATCTGTCTCACAAGACTTAgctgttgttttttttgggggggggggtggtttgaaTCCCTTGATATAAAGATGTTTATCAAGCAATTCTAATCAGTCCTGTCACTCCCAGTACAAAGTGACTGTAGGAGACATTGACTTAGGAGGGGCAAAAGTTGAAGAGGTAAAAATAGAGCCAGAGAGGGACAAAATGGAGTTAGCCCGGTGACTTGTGCCCTCCTCGAAACTACTTTTGGAATTAAGAACATTCAGAAAAGAGGCGAATGGAATGAAACATTATTTCATGAAACATTCCCTTTTACTCCCCCTTCTGGTCACTTGGGAAAATGCATGGAAAAGGACAGCTAGCCCTAGGCTCCTAGGGAAAAGGtgccggcttttttttttttttttttttaattattatcaaCAGTGTAGAAATGATAAAGGTAGATGTCCTTTGAGGGCATCTGGCTCCAGAACTTCACAGAAAACATGGTGAAATCGGAATCATATGAGGACAGCATGTGGGAGCCATAATAACTTTAtgagtacatatatatacacacacacacacacacacacacacacacacacacacacacacacacacacacatattcaagtGCCTGTGTCCTCCATATGTGAATGTACTTGTATCTGTATGCATTTATCTGCATAAATATTCTCACTATGCCAGTGTGAATATATGCCAGTATTTAGATAGGTGTGCCTACATATTTGTGTTGGCATATGTAAGTACACACAAAAGTGCCTATGTGAGAATATGTCGCATTGGGCTAAAATGAGAAACAAGCACTTATGCATGCATGCCTATGAATCAGAGCAAAGACACATTTTTGCGTTTAAACTGTCTGGCCAACTCCTACTCCATGTTTATGCTCTCTCTCCTATGACCAGCTTCTGAGGATTGCTACCGATTGTGCTGAAGTGCAAATTACAgaatgagccgggcatggtggcacacgcctttaatcccagcactcgggaggcagaggcaagcggattgttgtgagttcaaggccagcctggtctacaaagggagtccaggacagccaaggctacacaaagaaaccctgtctcaaaaatccaaaaaataaataataaataaataaataaataaataaatacagaatgatataaatatgaaaatccCGGCTTTGTAGATTGACTCCCTTATTTATATATGTGCCCCATGCCACCCCCTATTCAGAACTGTAGCATCCCGAGGTTTCCTACTGTCTGTCTAGGCAGTACCCACACACTGCACTCTGCATAATCCCATTGTCTCTATGGCACTAAAATCTCTCATGTACCTGACATGGCCATGTTAAACCCCTCTTTATCCTTTGAGGACACTTTGCTCCAGCACCACAGTGTATGTATGGTGAGCTCTTCATTAAAATACACTCTATGCCGGTTAAAGGATGGAGCAGGAGTGTGTCCCAAAGGCTGTGCCCAGGTGCTGACATTTACTAGTTTTGATAGAGGACTGGTGGTGGTTATTTTTGCATCACCGTTGTCCTTACTGCAACATCTGTTTCACGTCTTCTCGGTCTTCACCTTGAGCTGAGGTAGCAATGGTCTGGGACCCGGCCTCTGCCGGTAGACAGGCGGTGCAGGAGCTCTTCAAACCAGGATCAGCTCTTGCTGAAGCGACCGAAAGATACCTCTACGCTGTAAGCACAGCCTGGGACACAGCAGACCTTGGAGTGCTTGCTGTCGCTGTAGCTTCTCAACCAGATAAGAGGTTATGGAAATTATAAGGAAAATGGCGATATAGAGGGCCCCCAAGCAAACATCTGGTATCACAAGGTGTCCTCTCCCCGCAAAGTGGATGCCACACACTCCATTCTGACCTCACTCCTGCCAGGCCACACATCAGCAGCAAGCGACAAGCAGTTCAccagcagaggcagcaacagGCAAGACTTACTTTTTACATTTGATGCTCTCCGGGCAGACATCTGGAGATGCTGGTTTGATAACTGCATGCTCTGAGGCAGACACAGGGGGATAGCTGCctgttcgagggcagcctggtctacaaagcaagtctaggacagccaaggctacacagagaaaccctgtctgggaaaaccaaaacctgggctggagagacggctcagaagttaagagcactggctgctcttccagaggtcctgagttcaattcccagcaaccacatggtgactcacaaccatctataatgagatctggtgctctcttctcgtgtacaggtgtacatgcaggcagagcactgtatacataataaatcttaaaaagaaaaaaaaaaaaagactcaccccgccaaaaaacaaaacaaaaacccaaaaacccataATCTATCCAAGGCGTACAAACTGCTAAAGTTACCTCATCGAGATCACCCCAGCCTTTTACTACCACGACTCCTGGTAACATGCCATTCCTGTACCAATTACTGAAATGTAACAGGCTTGAATTAGTCATCACCCTAAGGGAGAAAGGCAACAATAGTTGGCTAGAGATATTGGCACGTCTCTAACGGAACTCCCAATGTGAACATGCCAACATACTATGTCATGGAAAGACAGGTAGGCAGTCTACAGAGGCAGAATATTGCCAGTGGAAAAAACACTCTGGCCAGCTTGCAGTGGGCCCAAGGGAATGGTGGGTCACTGAAGGAGTTTGGAAATTTGAACATGGTGGATTCCAACccaataaactttatttttacatttattattattattattgttgttgcttgaCTGCAAGTGATGTATGTAACTTCagacaggtgggtcacagagcatgtgcagaggtcagagcacaactttggGGTTCTGGTTCTCTTTTTATCTCGTTGAGGCAGGTTTCTACCATGCTGCATACTCTAGCCTAGCTGGTCTGCAAGGTCCTGGAcaattctcctttcttcttcctatctCCCCTaagggtgctgggattgcagatgtgggCCACTGCATCTGGCCTTTTCACGTGAGTTTCTGGGCAtagaactcaggctgtcaagcttgcgtggcaagtacttttacccactgagtcatctcattggCTCCCGATAAGacgttttttttaaaaaaaaaaaagattactttgTAGAAAATTAGATAGGACAAGGAGAAATGCAGAGCTTGCGGGGTTGGGGGCAGGCAAGCCCCATGGGGTGGTCTCAGGAGCTGCTAATGGTCTTTCCTGGGATCTAGCAGGGTCTTCATTTTGTTAACTCTCCCTGGAAAGAGCAGTTTAATCATCTAGTTCCAGATGACTGATTTCTCAGTCATAAGCAGCAAGGTGGCCAGTTCCAGGGCCCCTAACTACGCTTCTTGAGGGGACTGGCTTTGCATCTTTCGGGTCCTTCTGCATATCAAACCCTCAGCACCCCTCCCTCACGGTCTCTGGCACCTGAATGCACTACCGGTTTCTGTGAATAGACATGTCCATGCTTCAGCGGTGTGTCCACGGATATAAATGTCAGACCCTGCGatgcctgggttcaaatcctagctcaAGCTCTTTTTGGTAAGGTGACATTGGACTCGGACAGGTCCGTGAGATTTCCCCATGCCTCAATGTCCTCGTTTGTAGGAAGGGAGAAAAGCACTGCTCTCAGAGTTACCGTAAGGACTAGATGAATTAGCATGCCTACAAGTCTCAGCTGATGTTATTACATTACTGGAGACAAACTACATACTTGTCCCTGACCCTCTGGTGAACCATCACACACTCAGGACAGGGCTAGGAGTCCTGGGCTACCCTTGGGGGAGCCCTGTGGTTTCTCCGCTCCTCTCAGGCCTGGGGCTCTGGCAGCGGCAGCAGGCTGGGTGGGGAGTGCAGCTCGGCCGACAGCAGATCTGCAGGGAAGGGTCCTCACCCTTGGCTATCTGGCTGGGGCTGAAGGTCATAGCTGCATCGTACTGGGCCTTGAGCAGCTCCAGGTGCTTCAGAGCCTGTAGAACTTCTGGGGAGACCTCCTCCATCCTTTCCAAGACATTGTAGTTCTCGCCGGGGTCCACTGACAAGTCATAGAGTAGCGGGGGCTCATGAGCGGTAAGGAGATTGGCAGCATGACAGGCGGGATCAGAAGTGGTGTCACTGTGGGCAGAGCCTGAAGAGGGGTCAGTGCTTTGCACAAGAAGGGGCAGAAGACAGCACAGTTGGGGTTCAGCAGGgttggggagaagaggagaaagagagagacacacacacatacatacacacacacagagagagagagagacagagagagagttacCCTGTGTGAAGAAATGAGCCTTGTATTTTCCATTCCTTACAGCGAAGACTCCACGGATCTCGTCTGGGTAGGACGGGTAGAAGAAGACAGACTTCCGTGGGCTCTGAGGGCAAAGTCAGGGTCACAGGGTAGTAGGAGAGATCCCTAAAGCTCGtgtgtggggctgaagagatggctcagaggttaggagcatgggctgctcttccaaaggtcctgagctcaattcccagcaaccacatggtggctcacaaccatctataatgagatcttctggcgtgcaggtgtacatgcaggcagaacactgtatatgtgataaataaatacatctttaaaaaaaaaaaaccctcgtGTGTAAGGCCCTGGTTGTGGACTTCCTTTTGGCCCACCCAGAACTCAAGGTACTCAGAGGACACGTGTCAAAGGAGCCATGAGGCATGGACTCCCTAGCACTTTCAGATTCATACCTAAAAGAGGACCAGCATGGGGCAAGAGGAGTTGGTGTCAAGGGGTTGATTATGGGCCCTTACCTTGCCTGTGCCTAGCAGCAAGGGGCTGAGGTCAACACCATCCAAGGTGATGTTGGGCAGTGGAGCCCCAGTCAGGGCTGCCAGGGTGGGCAGCAGGTCCAGAGAGCTGGCCAGCTCGTGGGTTACACCTGTGGACAGACGGCTGCTTGACCACTCAGTTCACCaccaaggctggggagatggggccAAGAGTCTACAAAAACAGGGCCCGAGGACTGACCAGGAGTAATGTGGCCTGgccagaaggccaaggcaggttCTCGGACACCACCTTCAAAAGTTGTTCCTTTCCCACATCTCAAGAGGCCCGAGCAGCCGCCGTGGGACATACGCATCAACTCAGGACTAGGACACGGACGGAAGCAATCAGTAGTGAGGGACCAAGGGGCCCGACCCACCGCTGGTGACCACCAGGCCCATATTTTAAAGTACATAATCTTGCCTGTTTGCTCTCTACCAAGACCACTGGCCTACCAAAACCAGTAACTCTGTGTACCTATGGCCCCCAGGCTGTGACCCCATGGACCACCATGGCTAGCATCTCTCTGAAGAGCCTTCATTACCAGTTCTAGAGTACTGACCTACGATAGAGCAATGAGTAACCCCTGCTCTGCCTCGTACCCATTATCTGCAGTGAAGATGACCAGTGTCTCTCCAAGCAGACCTAGGTCCTTCACAGCTGTCATCAAGGCCCCTACAGCTGCATCCAGCTCCATCAAGGAGTCACCAAACGGCCCCCGGCCTGAGCGATGGGTGAAGCTTTGTCCACTGAACTGAGGGTAGTGGGTGTGCTGGGGGCAGAGACCTGAGTCAGCACTGGGTACAGGTCTTAGGCAGtcaggagggtggggccaggctCACTTACGTGGGAGGCGTAGTACAGGAAGAATGGTCGGCCCTGTCTCTGGGCATCAGCCATGAGGTCTCGGGAGAAAGACACATACCGAGCCTCTAGTTCCGGCAGCCAAGGGGGCTGGGCCTCCACAGAGAGGTTGGCCAGCAATGGGATGGGAACGAGGCCTTGGTCACAACCACCACTGCAGGGGGTGTCTGGCGGGAAGCAGGTGAGGTTCTGACATGGGCCCTGCGGAGAGGGGTTCCAGTGAGAGAAAAGTCTGGCTATGGGTTAGGGGACATTTGGTAGGAAGGCTTGGGTGTGGTGGGGGCCTCTGTGGTTGGTACCTGGTCATGGGAATATGGGATGCCCAGGAATCGATGGAAGCCctgatgtggaggcaggaaggctcCCTCTGGCCCCACTCCAAGATGCCACTTGCCAGCCATCCCTGTGAGATAACCTTGAGCAGCCAGTACCTCGGCTAGAGTCACCTCTTCCAGGGGCAGGCCCCCTTGGGAACTGGGCCCCAGAATGCCAGGATACATGCCTGACCGAACTGGGAGCCGGCCAGTCAGGAGGGCAGCCCTGTAGTACAAGCCACACAATCCATAAACTTGTGAGTCCCGTAGACATAATAAacacagggaggaaggcagggaagggagggagaactgTGAATTTAGCCACAGAGAGACAGGAATGAGACTGgtaggggggttggggaggggcagATGTCCCTCACTCACCGAGACGGTGTGCACAGAGACACGGGCACATAGAAATCTGTGAAACGCAGTCCCCCTTCAGCCAGCTGATCCAGGTTGGGGGTGCTGGAACTGGGGTGCCCATAGGAGCCCAGGTCCCCATATCCCAGGTCATCAGCAAAAATCAACACGATGTTAGGTGGGCTGGCAGTGCTCAGGCCTGCAGCCAATGCCAAAAACAGGGCCCTCAAAGGCCCCATGGCAGGGATACAAATGGGCCTGTGTCCTCAGACCCTTGGTAGGGAAGGCAGAACAATTCCAGCAGCCTCGTTCCCTGAGCCCCCCCAAGGCCAGGCCCTGCCTGAGGCGCCAGGCccaagccctcctcccctgagCCCCCAGACCCAAAAACTGCTTGTATCTGAAGGCCCACTTTCTGAAGCTCCAGTGAATCTGTCAGAACTCGGAAAGGGGTGGCCTGGGCTGTAACTCCACAGATCCCCTGAAAGACCGGGCCTTCTTGAGATTCACGCGCGGGGATCTGACCCTGTTCACCGAGAGGTCTCAGCACAGGCTTGGGATCAGGAGCAGACGGCACTTGACATTGACCAAGGAGGCTCCGGCGCCATGGGAAAAGGGCGGTTCAGGACTGAGGAGGAACTGGGCGCACACAGCTTCCGTCTCTGGCTGGCTGGGATATGCCCCGTCACGCGTTACTTGGCTGCTCGTGAAGGGCAGGCGCTGGGACGCCGCGGtacggggcggggcgggg
This window of the Acomys russatus chromosome 17, mAcoRus1.1, whole genome shotgun sequence genome carries:
- the Arsa gene encoding arylsulfatase A → MGPLRALFLALAAGLSTASPPNIVLIFADDLGYGDLGSYGHPSSSTPNLDQLAEGGLRFTDFYVPVSLCTPSRAALLTGRLPVRSGMYPGILGPSSQGGLPLEEVTLAEVLAAQGYLTGMAGKWHLGVGPEGAFLPPHQGFHRFLGIPYSHDQGPCQNLTCFPPDTPCSGGCDQGLVPIPLLANLSVEAQPPWLPELEARYVSFSRDLMADAQRQGRPFFLYYASHHTHYPQFSGQSFTHRSGRGPFGDSLMELDAAVGALMTAVKDLGLLGETLVIFTADNGPELMRMSHGGCSGLLRCGKGTTFEGGVREPALAFWPGHITPGVTHELASSLDLLPTLAALTGAPLPNITLDGVDLSPLLLGTGKSPRKSVFFYPSYPDEIRGVFAVRNGKYKAHFFTQGSAHSDTTSDPACHAANLLTAHEPPLLYDLSVDPGENYNVLERMEEVSPEVLQALKHLELLKAQYDAAMTFSPSQIAKGEDPSLQICCRPSCTPHPACCRCQSPRPERSGETTGLPQG